A DNA window from Acropora palmata chromosome 12, jaAcrPala1.3, whole genome shotgun sequence contains the following coding sequences:
- the LOC141859515 gene encoding ATP-dependent DNA helicase RecQ-like produces the protein MDIDSVLEVVLLVRGQGNLKLKQKQKEALQAIVVNGQDCLIVLPTGYGKSLIYQMLPLLFDKTNLSLNVTSEGKSIVIVVSPLNALIDDLINKLSSVGIACTSLRVCGADIEERIFAIDDLQTGKFELIFTHPEVAVSNRQFRDLFSTSYYQRNVRAVVIDEANCIIEW, from the coding sequence atggaTATCGATAGTGTTCTTGAAGTCGTTCTTCTGGTAagaggacaaggaaacctCAAACTTAAgcagaaacagaaagaagcgctACAGGCGATTGTTGTGAACGGTCAAGATTGTTTAATTGTCCTTCCAACTGGTTACGGGAAATCATTGATTTACCAAATGCTTCCGCTACTTTTTGACAAGACAAACTTAAGCTTAAATGTTACATCAGAGGGCAAGtcaattgttattgttgtttctcCTTTAAATGCCTTAATTGATGACCTAATAAATAAACTCAGCTCAGTTGGCATCGCTTGTACAAGTTTGCGTGTTTGTGGTGCTGATATTGAAGAGAGGATTTTTGCAATTGACGACCTTCAGACTGGAAAGTTTGAGTTAATCTTCACCCACCCCGAGGTAGCAGTTAGCAACAGACAGTTTAGAGACCTTTTTTCAACCAGCTACTATCAGAGAAATGTACGGGCAGTCGTGATAGATGAAGCAAATTGCATCATCGAGTGGTAa